Within Cellulophaga sp. L1A9, the genomic segment TTAAATGTTCTATTAAACCAAATTCGCCCAATTCTTCTAACGAAGTTTTCTTCTGATTTTTATCTTCTATCATGCTGCAAAAATACATAGTATTCCCTTAAAATGAAATGCTTTAGGGATAAAGTAGTAAGATATAATAGATTATAAAATGTACTATAGATTACTATTATATTATCATACGTTATATTAATGTTAGTTAACATGGAAAAAAGCGACATATACCTTATATTTGTAAATTATTTAGAATTAATCCAATTAATATGATTCAAGTATCGGAGACGGCAAAAAAAAGAGTGATTTTGCTTATGGAAGATGAGGGTTTTGATGCAACTAAAGACTATGTACGCGTTGGCGTAAAGAGTGGCGGTTGCAGCGGACTATCTTACGAGCTAAAATTTGATGATAAAATAGGGGAAACAGATAAAGTTTTTGAAGACAATAATGTTAGAATTATTGTTGAGAAAAAAAGTTTTCTATATTTAGCAGGAACAGTATTAGAATATTCAGGAGGACTAAACGGTAAGGGTTTTGTTTTTAACAACCCTAATGCACAGCGTACTTGCGGTTGTGGCGAAAGTTTTTCATTATAGACTAAGTTTAGAATAGATAGATTAGAAAAATAAATTTCCTTTCGGGGAAGTAAAACGGGCTTATGGCATATACAGAAGAAGAGCTAAAGAAAGAATTAGAAACCAAAGAGTATGAATACGGTTTTTATACAGATATAGAGTCAGATACATTCCCAATCGGATTAAATGAAGATATTGTTCGTGCTATTTCAAAAAAGAAAAACGAACCACAATGGATGACCGATTGGCGTATTGAGGCGTATCGTGTTTGGGAAAAAATGGAAGAACCAGAATGGGCAAATGTTCATTATACAAAACCAGATTTCCAAGCAATATCTTATTATTCAGCTCCTAAAAAAAATGATCCAAATAAATCTTTGGATGATGTAGATCCGGAGTTATTAGAGATGTACAAGAAATTAGGGATTTCTGTTGACGAACAAAAAAAATTGCAAAATGTTGCTGTTGATATTGTTGTAGATTCAGTTTCTGTGGCTACAACGTTTAAAAAGACATTAGGTGAAAAGGGAATTATCTTTATGCCTATATCTGAAGCAATTCAAGAGCACCCAGAATTGGTAAAAAAATACATGGGTTCTATTGTTCCAACTACAGATAATTTTTATGCTGCCTTAAATTCGGCTGTATTTACAGATGGTAGTTTCTGTTACATTCCAAAAGGGGTACGTTGCCCAATGGAATTATCAACATATTTTAGAATCAACCAAGCGGGTACTGGTCAGTTCGAAAGAACTTTAGTAATTGCAGATGAAGGTAGTTACGTTTCTTATTTAGAAGGTTGTACTGCTCCATCACGTGATGAAAATCAATTACACGCAGCAGTCGTAGAGCTTATCGCTTTAGATGACGCTGAAATTAAATATTCTACCGTACAAAACTGGTTCCCTGGTAATAAAGAGGGTAAAGGTGGTGTGTACAACTTCGTGACTAAAAGAGCTTTGTGTGAGAAAAATGCAAAAGTTTCTTGGACACAAGTAGAAACAGGTTCTGCAGTAACATGGAAGTATCCTTCTTGTATTTTAAAAGGAGATAATTCTATTGGGGAGTTTTATTCTATTGCAGTTACCAATAACTACCAACAGGC encodes:
- a CDS encoding iron-sulfur cluster assembly accessory protein; translated protein: MIQVSETAKKRVILLMEDEGFDATKDYVRVGVKSGGCSGLSYELKFDDKIGETDKVFEDNNVRIIVEKKSFLYLAGTVLEYSGGLNGKGFVFNNPNAQRTCGCGESFSL
- the sufB gene encoding Fe-S cluster assembly protein SufB gives rise to the protein MAYTEEELKKELETKEYEYGFYTDIESDTFPIGLNEDIVRAISKKKNEPQWMTDWRIEAYRVWEKMEEPEWANVHYTKPDFQAISYYSAPKKNDPNKSLDDVDPELLEMYKKLGISVDEQKKLQNVAVDIVVDSVSVATTFKKTLGEKGIIFMPISEAIQEHPELVKKYMGSIVPTTDNFYAALNSAVFTDGSFCYIPKGVRCPMELSTYFRINQAGTGQFERTLVIADEGSYVSYLEGCTAPSRDENQLHAAVVELIALDDAEIKYSTVQNWFPGNKEGKGGVYNFVTKRALCEKNAKVSWTQVETGSAVTWKYPSCILKGDNSIGEFYSIAVTNNYQQADTGTKMIHLGKNTRSTIISKGISAGKSQNSYRGLVQVNSRADNARNFSQCDSLLMGNECGAHTFPYIEVKNKTAQIEHEATTSKIGEDQLFYCNQRGIPTEKAIALIVNGFSKEVLNKLPMEFAVEAQKLLEISLEGSVG